GTGGAGAGCAAGCCAAAAATTATCATGGCTTTTTGGGAGGTACACGTTATAACCGTATACCTAGAGTTCGTGCTTTTGATGAAGATCCTGTTTATTCTAAAAAAGAAAACGTATGAAAAATAAATATGACTATATAATTGTAGGTGCTGGTGTAGCCGCTGCAACAGTAGCAAGAGGTTTATTACTACATAAACACGATACATCAATTTTAATTTTAGAAGCTGGCCCAGAAGTTAAAGCAAAAGACAGACGCTTTTGGTGGGATTATATAACAAAAGGTGAACGACCTTATACATATACATACGATCAAAAATTTGAAGCTGGTTCTACTGGAAATATAGAATACCAAACAGATGGTGTTCGTGTAAAAGCCTATGGAGGCTCTACAATGCACTGGGGAGCTTGGTCTTTACGCTTTAATCCAGAAGACTTTAATTTATATACCAATACAGGCCTTGGAGCTGATTGGCCAATAAATTACGAAGATTTAGAACCTTACTACAACGACGCTGAATCTTATTTATCAGTTTGTGGAGATGAAAATGAAAATTGGGTCCCAAGATCAAAACCATATCCTGTACCTCCATTTCAATGGACTGCCGCAGATGGCGAAATGATTAAAGCTTGGGAACAAGTGGATGTTAAATATCAAGACGGAGATATAAACCCAGGTACAAAAAGTAAAATAAAGTCTGGAAAAATGCCTGTTGCGCGTTATCGCAAATGTATGACCACAGGTACCTGCAAGTACTGCCCTATTGGCGGACGATTTAATGCGCAATATGTATTAGATGATTTAAAAAATGATCCTCGTTTTATAAACTTTGAAGTCTTAGTAAATTCACCAGTACATCATGTAAACGTAAGTTCAAAATCTAAGATAGATGCTGTTACTTTTACAGATAATCATAATGGTAAAGAACATACGATCGCTGGAGATACAGTAATATTAGCTTCTGGCGCTTACAATGTTCCTAAACTATTAAGAGCATCTAAAAATAACTACTGGAAAGATGGTATTGGTAACGACCAGGATTTAGTTGGGCGTTTTATAGTATCTCACTCTATGCTAAACGTAGTTGGTAAAGCAAAATCAAACCCTAACGGTTGGTTTCAAGAATATGATTTTCCAACGTTAATGTCACATAGCTACAACACTAAAGAGCATCAAAAAAAGGGTAAGATTTTTATGTTTAAAAACCGAGCTACACCGAATACTGATATTGCCCAACTTATGATTGACGGTAAAACACGTGAAGAGATTGATGCTATTGTTTATGGTAAAATGGAGGTTAATATTCAAGCTTTTCTTGAAGAGAAAGGAAAACATAGTAATCGCTTAGAGGCAAGGCCTGGAGTAGATCGTTTTGGGCTACCACAAACAACTGTACATTTTAGTCGTACAGATGAAGAAATGGCAAATGCTAAAGATCGTTTACAGTTATTAGAAGAAATTATACTGAAAATGGGCTTAGAAATCACCTCATCTAGAGTAGATAAACCAGGTGGCCATCATACTACCGGAACGGCAAGAATGGGAACATCGCCAAGTAATAGTGTTACAGATAAGTTTATGCGCGTACATGATACCGAAAATTTATATGTATGCTCAAATGCTGCTTTTCCTACAGGAAGTGCAGTAAACCCAACATTAACACTTACTGCATTAGCCTTTCGATTGGTTGACCACCTTACTAATCCTTCAAAATTAACAGAAACATCTAAAAAGAAAGAATGGGAACATCAACTATAAATTTTAAAAATAAATTTCAAGAGCAAGCTTCTAAAATTAACAATGTACAAGAACTTATAGCGCATTCTAAAAAAACAGCATGCGAAGAGCATGATGACAAAATGTTTATTTTAAAAGAACTGCTTAATAATGCCGTTATTCTTGAGTTCGCAACTATTCCTATTTATTTGCAAGCAATATGGACTATTAAAGATAATAAGTGCGAAGTAGCAAAATCTATTCGTAATATCTTTCAAGAAGAAATGCTTCATATGGCAATGGTTTGTAATATGATTGCCGGAATTGGCGGTGAACCAAAAATTTATAACACCGAAAACAGGTTGAGCTTTCCTTCTGGGCTTCCTGGAGGTGTACACCCTAAACTGTTTTTATATTTAGAAGGGTTAAACGACAGCTCTCTTCGTAATTTTATGGAAATAGAATTACCAGAAGAAGTTGCAGATATTTATGATTACGATTCAGGTGAATTGGTAGATATTGGAAACATACCTGATGAGAATGGAATTCTACAAAAAGGAAAGCACAATAAAGATTATTCGCACAACACAACTATTGGCGAATTATACGATCGAATTAATGAATTGTTTCAAGAACTTCAACCAGAGATGAATGTTGAACGTCAATTAGCTGGACCTTTATCTTGGTGGGTAATGGCAGATGCTAATAGCGTTTCAAAAGCCATCGATATGATAAAAGAACAAGGAGAAGGATCTGAAGATGTAACACCTGCAAGTACAGGAATGGATAATTTAGCTCATTTCTATCGTTTTTGGGAAGTTTTTTACCAAAAGAAAATTGTTCAAGAGGGTGACAAATATTACTTTAAAGATCCAAATCCACGTCCTGAAACCTACACTATTGCAAGAATTCCAAAAGGAGGATACAAAGAAGCTGATGTGACTAAAGAAGTATGGCACCTAACAAATAGTTTTGATGAAGTGTATACCGAATTAGTTAAGTTTTTAGAAGAAGCTTGGGCAATTGATGGAAGAGGGCAAGCTGCCTTAGTTAATGCTATCGAAGTAATGTTTAAGCTAGAAAAATATGCTTTACCATTAATGAAAATTCCAATTCCTGGGAAATCTGAAAATTACGGACCTAGCTTCAGACTTATTTAAAACAACCTCAACCAAACCAATAATTAATAAAAATTATAATAATGAAAAAACAACATATTTTATTCGCTTTTTTACTTTTTGCTACTTTTAATTTCTTTGCTCAAGGTAAGGATACATCAAAATATCATATAGGTCAGAATGTTTCAGAACTAGGAGGAATTATATTCTATTTAGATGCAACAGGTAAACATGGGTTAGTTTGTGCTCCTCAAGATCAAAGTACAGGTAGCCAATGGCATTATGGAGCTTTTACGAATACCAAAACTTTTGATAGTATTGTTGGTTCAGGAAAAGCCAATACAGAAAAAATTATTATAAGTCAAGGTATTAAACCATACGCTGCTCAGCTTTGTTATGATTTAAAATTAAACGGTTTTTCAGATTGGTATTTACCATCTAAAAAAGAACTAAGTCTAATGTTTACAAATATTGGCCGTGGTGCTAAATCTCCAAATAAAGAAGTTGGTAATTTTGCTAGTGATTTCTACTGGAGTTCTACAGAACTAGATCTCAACTTTGCTTGGGCTCAATACTTTTTAGAAGGTAATATATTTACCGATCTTAAAAACCATAGTTGTCGCGTTAGAGCTGTTCGTTCATTTTAATTACTTAGAAGGAATACTATTATTTGATATTCTGTAAAACTAAGCTTATAAAAACCTACATAATAAGGTTTTACAAAAATGTAACTAACAATAAATAAGACCATTATAAAATGAACACAAAAGAATATAAAAATTGGCGCGTAGTTGTTGTATGTGAACTAAATACCTCAGCTGCGAAGGCATGGTATCTAGTAGGAGGTTTTTACAATATCAATCAATGGCATCCAGATATTCCAATTTGTGAAGTTCAAGAAGAACAAGGAGAAGAAAGAGATATTCGTCGAAAACTCAGTTTCCCAGGGCAAACACCAACCTGGGAAGAACTAGTTTTTATGGATAATGAAAATATGCGCTATAAATACAAATGGCATAAAGGTGCATGGGGAGAAACAACACAAAAATACCATGCTCAGATTCAAGTTATAGAAACTGAACTAGACAAACGTTGTTTGGTACAATGGTCTTCTAAATTTTATGCTACTGAAGATGGGCTAACGCAATTTTATCAAAATGGATTTGAAAGTTTGATAAACAAATTTGGAGGAAGATTAATCAATAACAAAAACATATAAAAATGGGAAGTTTCGTAGAAATTAATGATACACTAGAATTAACCACCGATCAGGGATTTCCTGTAACTATTTTTCAATTAGAAAAACATAAAAAGCACCCTATTACTTTAGAGGATGTTAAAGGAAAAGTCTTTGAGTTTAAAAACAAACCAAGTGCAAGAATTTTTCAAATGGATCCTGTACGAGT
This genomic stretch from Tenacibaculum sp. Bg11-29 harbors:
- a CDS encoding DUF1566 domain-containing protein; this translates as MKKQHILFAFLLFATFNFFAQGKDTSKYHIGQNVSELGGIIFYLDATGKHGLVCAPQDQSTGSQWHYGAFTNTKTFDSIVGSGKANTEKIIISQGIKPYAAQLCYDLKLNGFSDWYLPSKKELSLMFTNIGRGAKSPNKEVGNFASDFYWSSTELDLNFAWAQYFLEGNIFTDLKNHSCRVRAVRSF
- a CDS encoding GMC oxidoreductase; this encodes MKNKYDYIIVGAGVAAATVARGLLLHKHDTSILILEAGPEVKAKDRRFWWDYITKGERPYTYTYDQKFEAGSTGNIEYQTDGVRVKAYGGSTMHWGAWSLRFNPEDFNLYTNTGLGADWPINYEDLEPYYNDAESYLSVCGDENENWVPRSKPYPVPPFQWTAADGEMIKAWEQVDVKYQDGDINPGTKSKIKSGKMPVARYRKCMTTGTCKYCPIGGRFNAQYVLDDLKNDPRFINFEVLVNSPVHHVNVSSKSKIDAVTFTDNHNGKEHTIAGDTVILASGAYNVPKLLRASKNNYWKDGIGNDQDLVGRFIVSHSMLNVVGKAKSNPNGWFQEYDFPTLMSHSYNTKEHQKKGKIFMFKNRATPNTDIAQLMIDGKTREEIDAIVYGKMEVNIQAFLEEKGKHSNRLEARPGVDRFGLPQTTVHFSRTDEEMANAKDRLQLLEEIILKMGLEITSSRVDKPGGHHTTGTARMGTSPSNSVTDKFMRVHDTENLYVCSNAAFPTGSAVNPTLTLTALAFRLVDHLTNPSKLTETSKKKEWEHQL
- a CDS encoding ferritin-like protein, with protein sequence MGTSTINFKNKFQEQASKINNVQELIAHSKKTACEEHDDKMFILKELLNNAVILEFATIPIYLQAIWTIKDNKCEVAKSIRNIFQEEMLHMAMVCNMIAGIGGEPKIYNTENRLSFPSGLPGGVHPKLFLYLEGLNDSSLRNFMEIELPEEVADIYDYDSGELVDIGNIPDENGILQKGKHNKDYSHNTTIGELYDRINELFQELQPEMNVERQLAGPLSWWVMADANSVSKAIDMIKEQGEGSEDVTPASTGMDNLAHFYRFWEVFYQKKIVQEGDKYYFKDPNPRPETYTIARIPKGGYKEADVTKEVWHLTNSFDEVYTELVKFLEEAWAIDGRGQAALVNAIEVMFKLEKYALPLMKIPIPGKSENYGPSFRLI
- a CDS encoding SRPBCC family protein, which encodes MNTKEYKNWRVVVVCELNTSAAKAWYLVGGFYNINQWHPDIPICEVQEEQGEERDIRRKLSFPGQTPTWEELVFMDNENMRYKYKWHKGAWGETTQKYHAQIQVIETELDKRCLVQWSSKFYATEDGLTQFYQNGFESLINKFGGRLINNKNI